The proteins below are encoded in one region of Oncorhynchus tshawytscha isolate Ot180627B linkage group LG04, Otsh_v2.0, whole genome shotgun sequence:
- the LOC112248560 gene encoding LOW QUALITY PROTEIN: neurofilament medium polypeptide (The sequence of the model RefSeq protein was modified relative to this genomic sequence to represent the inferred CDS: deleted 1 base in 1 codon) gives MSYPLDYLYGHGSYRRTPQGHSARPAASLSSSGYHSQPWTTSQRHRPAYSQAASADSLEIFNGDMARRNEKEILQTLNDRFAGYIDKVRNLELINSNLEQEAAALRQSQTGRATVGEHYQRELGDLRVMVQQLTGEKARTLLEHDHLEEDIQHVRTRLEDEARSREELEAAARVMNKYVDESGLARLELDKKLFALQEEAAFLKKNHEDEVAEMLAQIQGTQVRFEARDTIKADVTSALREIRAQLDGHATKSAMQAEGWFKVRMERLADAAHSNTDAIRGAQEEIAEYRRQLQSRTIELETLKGTKESLERQRMDSEDRHHGDIHSLQETIHQLDGELKSTKWEMASQLREYQELLNVKMALDIEIAAYRKLLEGEETRFLSGPSLFSYSSVHLKLKGEELSDTVILEEQTDETQVTEVTEEGEEEKGEENEEEVKEEDETKAEVGEGEGSEDKGGEEEEGDKEEGEGSEDKGGEEEEGDKEEGEGSEDKGGEEEEGDKEEEEGSEDKGEEESGEEKEKSKSPEEAASPSKSPTKTPQPKSPAVKSPESKSPPAKSPLPKSPAKSPAPKSPTEKSPQLKSLAVKSPSKSPPSKSPESKSPPPKSPSPSLLNPSPPPKSPEPKSPIQEKAKPPAEDKPAKEEKKEKEQPQPVKEEKKQEPEPKEKEKSGSEPKEKAEEKTDKPDPKKESKPEETPTPAPPAAALAKPAEEKPAPAKESPIPDKKEDEKQAPSKTDDKPQAELKPAPKESPEKTESKKEKKPEPKEEVKEDKQEASKGSDSKEVKDTKVEGKAEKDEKSSSTEVKEKAMK, from the exons ATGAGCTACCCACTGGACTACCTCTACGGCCACGGATCCTATCGCAGGACACCACAGGGACACTCTGCCCGGCCCGccgcttccctctcctcctccggcTACCACTCCCAGCCATGGACGACCTCCCAGCGCCACCGCCCGGCCTACAGCCAGGCAGCCTCTGCCGACAGCTTGGAAATCTTTAATGGCGACATGGCTCGGAGGAACGAGAAGGAGATTCTGCAGACACTCAACGACCGGTTCGCCGGTTACATCGACAAGGTGCGGAACCTCGAGCTGATTAACTCGAATCTGGAGCAGGAAGCGGCTGCGCTGCGACAGAGCCAGACGGGGCGCGCTACCGTCGGAGAGCACTATCAGCGTGAGCTGGGGGACCTGAGGGTTATGGTCCAGCAGTTGACCGGGGAGAAGGCACGCACACTCTTGGAGCATGACCACCTTGAAGAGGACATCCAGCATGTGCGGACCAGGCTCGAGGACGAGGCACGCAGCCGGGAGGAGCTGGAGGCCGCAGCACGCGTCATGAACAAGTATGTGGATGAGTCTGGGCTTGCACGGCTGGAGCTGGACAAGAAGCTGTTTGCGCTGCAGGAAGAAGCCGCGTTCCTGAAGAAGAACCACGAGGATGAGGTGGCCGAGATGCTCGCACAGATCCAGGGTACACAGGTGAGGTTCGAGGCTCGAGACACGATCAAGGCAGACGTGACGAGCGCGCTGCGGGAGATCCGCGCTCAGCTGGATGGCCACGCAACCAAGAGCGCAATGCAGGCAGAGGGATGGTTCAAAG TGCGTATGGAACGGTTGGCGGATGCAGCTCACTCTAATACGGATGCAATCCGCGGTGCCCAAGAGGAGATAGCCGAGTATAGACGACAGCTGCAGAGCCGCACCATCGAACTGGAGACCCTCAAAGGAACCAAGGAGTCTTTGGAGAGGCAACGCATGGATAGTGAGGACAGACACCATGGGGATATCCACTCCCTACAG gagaCCATCCACCAGCTGGACGGTGAGCTGAAGAGTACTAAGTGGGAGATGGCCAGTCAGCTGAGAGAATATCAGGAGCTGCTGAATGTCAAGATGGCTCTGGATATAGAGATAGCTGCCTACAG GAAGTTgctggaaggggaggagacacgttTCCTATCTGGGCCAAGCCTGTTCTCCTACTCCTCCGTTCACCTTAAGCTTAAGGGGGAGGAGCTCTCAGACACAGTCATACTGGAGGAACAGACGGATGAGACACAGGTCACTGAGgtgacagaggaaggagaggaagagaagggcgaagagaatgaagaggaagtaAAGGAAGAGGATGAGACCAAAGCTGaggtaggagagggggaaggatctgaggataagggaggagaggaggaagagggtgataaggaggaaggggaaggatctgaggataagggaggagaggaggaagagggtgataaggaggaaggggaaggatctgaggataagggaggggaggaggaagagggtgataaggaggaagaggaaggatcTGAGGATAAGGGGGAAGAGGAGTCaggtgaggagaaagagaagtCTAAGTCACCTGAGGAGGCTGCTTCTCCATCTAAGTCTCCCACCAAAACCCCCCAGCCCAAATCTCCCGCCGTCAAATCCCCTGAATCCAAATCACCCCCAGCCAAATCTCCCCTCCCCAAATCACCCGCCAAGTCTCCTGCCCCCAAATCTCCCACGGAGAAATCTCCCCAGCTCAAATCCCTGGCTGTGAAATCACCATCTAAATCTCCCCCTAGCAAATCCCCAGAGTCTAAGTCCCCTCCTCCCAAATCCCCCTCTCCAAGTCTCCTGAACCCAAGTCCCCC CCCCAAGTCTCCTGAACCCAAGTCCCCCATCCAGGAGAAGGCCAAGCCCCCTGCAGAAGACAAACCAGccaaggaggagaagaaagagaaggaacaACCCCAGCCTGtaaaagaggagaagaaacaggAGCCAGAAcccaaggagaaagagaagagtggGAGCGAGCCTAAAGAGAAGGCTGAGGAGAAGACAGATAAACCAGATCCCAAGAAGGAGAGCAAGCCAGAGGAGACCCCAACACCTGCCCCTCCTGCCGCCGCCTTGGCCAAGCCTGCAGAGGAGAAGCCCGCCCCCGCCAAGGAGAGCCCCATCCCTGATAAGAAGGAAGATGAGAAACAGGCCCCATCCAAAACAGACGACAAACCTCAGGCAGAGTTGAAGCCTGCCCCCAAAGAATcaccagagaaaacagagagcaagaaagagaagaAACCAGAGCCCaaagaggaggtgaaggaggacaAGCAGGAGGCCTCTAAAGGGTCCGACAGTAAAGAGGTTAAGGATACGAAGGTGGAAGGGAAGGCAGAGAAGGACGAAAAGTCCTCCAGCACTGAGGTCAAAGAGAAAGCCATGAAGTGA
- the fancg gene encoding Fanconi anemia group G protein translates to MDIRRTEHSSLTNSFLSLTPERESSKQQQRHERLYFEIFVKDCVTTMSRVSAPCLLDRWTEENNAIVDKWKQHRDRGDAVTREQGLTLLKWCYVESHKLLQKIQGVLAVPAHVQLELTVVYNCCLFSFSQTQLTEAEHVLTHSLERALGAVGCDRPPPNPPVFWCMVLKSLGSTPSLRSCALHLLCLSWALWLSTCRLGHIQELQEELQSLSEGLGAVEVAVERSAVRPAVLVHPGDLKDLLLICTVIAQGAELLCEGRCSEALTVLQRDPSPLAPRELLAQIHTLTGLCLSRTGRPHSAMQCYRKALETDVRCVCALHQSILVYRQLGNTQAEIQALRLLHSVLIMPPATQPAVAPPIICPASLLPGQSLSSLLSVPSPLSVLHSLAQKCVLHGSVSEGVEHYLDLLAALQSDHQLSQGFSEAPSLPRLPELYLEAGSSLLTAQRPTDCLALCDEVISTTLELLPERLLLEEPMEASVPGSPDKLGLGQDRLGVVLWSGAAYLLQAHCYSHLKDWKQAVTHYTRCINLLMKVSVKQKGCVKLELGVRTLQRLKGLALAGRGISFTHRDQKRESLRDLQLSLQAAPGCASAGLWLTEVLWRLGRRQEAAAFWEKTQSSSTAPSLEGVPLYLLDPQTGPSLDLTDLQCRVEEFINAQHS, encoded by the exons ATGGACATACGCCGGACAGAACATTCTTCGCTGACAAATAGCTTCCTGTCTTTGACTCCAGAGAGGGAAAGTTCGAAACAACAACAGAGACACGAGCGGTTGTATTTTGAAATATTTGTAAAGGATTGTGTGACAACGATGTCTCGCGTATCTGCTCCATGTTTGCTGGACAGATGGACTGAAGAAAATAACGCTATCGTAGACAAGTGGAAG CAACATCGTGACAGAGGAGACGCAGTAACTCGGGAACAGGGTCTGACACTACTGAAGTGGTGCTACGTGGAGAGTCACAAACTATTACAGAAAATACAAG GTGTACTTGCGGTGCCGGCCCATGTCCAGTTGGAGTTGACTGTGGTGTATAACTGCTGTCTGTTCTCCTTCAGTCAGACACAACTCACTGAGGCAGAGCATGTCCTCACACACAGCCTGGAGAGAG CTCTCGGTGCTGTAGGTTGTGATCGTCCACCTCCCAACCCCCCAGTGTTCTGGTGTATGGTTCTAAAGTCCCTGGGTTCCACACCTTCCCTGCGCTCCTGTGCTCTGCATCTGCTCTGTCTGAGCTGGGCTCTCTGGCTGTCTACCTGCAGACTGGGGCACATACAGGAGCtgcag GAAGAGCTGCAATCACTCTCTGAGGGACTGGGGGCAGTAGAGGTGGCTGTGGAGAGGAGTGCAGTCAGGCCAGCGGTGCTAGTGCACCCCGGGGATCTAAAAGACCTCCTTCTCATCTGCACTGTCATCGCTCAAG GTGCTGAGCTGCTGTGTGAGGGGCGGTGTTCAGAGGCCCTGACTGTTCTTCAGAGAGACCCCTCCCCATTGGCCCCCAGAGAACTGCTGGCCCAGATACACACTCTCACAGGCCTCTGCCTCAGCCGCACG GGTCGTCCACACAGTGCTATGCAGTGTTATAGGAAGGCGTTGGAGACGgacgtgaggtgtgtgtgtgcgctgcacCAGAGCATCCTGGTCTACAGGCAGTTGGGAAACACACAAGCAGAGATCCAGGCTCTACGTCTGCTACACTca GTTCTGATAATGCCACCTGCCACCCAGCCTGCTGTGGCCCCACCTATCATCTGTCCCGCCTCTCTGCTCCCTGGCCAATCCCTATCCAGCCTGCTTTCTGTCCCCTCCCCCCTCAGCGTACTACACAGTCTGGCTCAGAAGTGTGTGCTCCATGGAAG tgtgtcaGAGGGTGTAGAGCACTACCTGGACCTCCTAGCTGCTCTTCAGTCAGATCACCAGCTGTCTCAGGGGTTCTCTGAGGCCCCTTCGCTCCCCAGGTTACCTGAGCTCTACCTGGAGGCTGGCTCCTCCCTGCTGACCGCCCAGCGGCCTACAGACTGCCTGGCACTTTGTGATGAAGTCATCAGTACGACTCTGGAGCTGCTCCCAGAGAGGCTGTTGCTGGAGGAGCCCATGGAGGCATCTGTGCCTGGGTCTCCAGACAAGCTGGGGTTAGGCCAGGACCGGCTGGGTGTGGTGCTGTGGTCTGGGGCTGCCTACCTTCTCCAGGCCCACTGTTACTCCCACCTCAAGGACTGGAAGCAGGCTGTCACCCACTACACCAG gtgCATCAACCTGCTGATGAAGGTGTCTGTTAAACAGAAAG GCTGTGTGAAGCTGGAGCTAGGTGTTAGGACCCTGCAGAGGCTGAAAGGGCTGGCTCTGGCAGGGAGAGGAATCAGcttcacacacagagaccagAAGAGGGAATCCCTGAGAGACCTACAGCTCAGCCTGCAGGCTGCACCAG GGTGTGCGAGCGCTGGGCTGTGGCTGACTGAGGTGCTGTGGAggctggggaggagacaggaggctgCAGCCTTTTGGGAGAAGACCCAGAGCTCCAGCACAGCTCCATCATTAGA AGGTGTTCCCCTGTACCTGCTGGACCCCCAGACTGGCCCCTCCCTGGACCTCACTGACCTCCAATGCAGAGTGGAGGAGTTCATCAATGCTCAGCACAGCTAG